Proteins from one Streptomyces genisteinicus genomic window:
- the topA gene encoding type I DNA topoisomerase, with protein sequence MSPTSETAQGGRRLVIVESPAKAKTIKGYLGPGYVVEASVGHIRDLPNGAAEVPEKYTGEVRRLGVDVEHDFQPIYVVNADKKAQVRKLKEQLAESDELFLATDEDREGEAIAWHLLEVLKPKVPVHRMVFHEITKDAIRAAVANPRELNKRMVDAQETRRILDRLYGYEVSPVLWKKVMPRLSAGRVQSVATRLVVERERERIAFRSAEYWDLTGTFSTGRAGDASDPSSFSARLNTVDGKRVAQGRDFGSDGRLKSAQVLHLDEANARALAAALDGASFAVRSVESKPYRRSPYAPFRTTTLQQEASRKLGFGAKATMQVAQKLYENGFITYMRTDSTTLSDTAVSAARAQVTQLYGADYLPDKPRTYAGKVKNAQEAHEAIRPSGDRFRTPAETGLTGDQFRLYELIWKRTVASQMKDAVGNSVTVRIGGRASDGRDAEFTASGKTITFHGFMKAYVEGADDPNAELDDRERRLPQVAEGDALSAEEITVDGHATKPPARYTEASLVKELEEREIGRPSTYASIIGTILDRGYVFKKGTALVPSFLSFAVVNLLEKHFGRLVDYDFTAKMEDDLDRIARGEAQAVPWLRRFYFGEGDATGAASEAGNGDGDHLGGLKELVTDLGAIDAREISSFPVGNDIKLRVGRYGPYVERGEKDAEGHQRADVPDDLAPDELTVEYAEELLAKPSGDFELGTDPVSGHQIVAKDGRYGPYVTEILPEGTPKTGKNAVKPRTASLFKNMSIDTVTLAEALKLMSLPRVVGADADGVEITAQNGRYGPYLKKGTDSRSLETEDQLFSITLDEALAIYAQPKQRGRAAAKPPLKELGTDPVSERPVVVKDGRFGPYVTDGETNATLRTGDSVEDITPERGYELLAEKRAKGPAKKTAKKAPAKKTTTAKKTAAKKTTTAKKTAAKKTTTAKKATTKKAAASAKSSAAADE encoded by the coding sequence TTGTCCCCGACCAGCGAGACCGCACAGGGCGGCCGCCGACTCGTGATCGTCGAGTCGCCTGCCAAGGCGAAGACGATCAAGGGCTACCTCGGCCCCGGCTATGTCGTCGAGGCGAGCGTCGGGCACATCCGCGACCTCCCGAACGGCGCCGCCGAGGTGCCGGAGAAGTACACGGGTGAGGTGCGCCGCCTCGGCGTCGACGTCGAGCACGACTTCCAGCCGATCTACGTCGTCAACGCCGACAAGAAGGCGCAGGTCAGGAAGCTCAAGGAACAGCTCGCGGAGTCCGACGAGCTCTTCCTCGCCACCGATGAGGACCGCGAGGGCGAAGCCATCGCGTGGCACCTGCTGGAGGTCCTCAAGCCCAAGGTCCCCGTCCACCGGATGGTCTTCCACGAGATCACCAAGGACGCGATCCGGGCCGCCGTCGCCAACCCGCGCGAGCTCAACAAGCGGATGGTCGACGCGCAGGAGACCCGGCGCATCCTCGACCGCCTCTACGGCTACGAGGTCTCGCCGGTCCTGTGGAAGAAGGTCATGCCCCGGCTGTCCGCCGGCCGTGTGCAGTCCGTGGCCACCCGGCTCGTCGTCGAGCGCGAGCGCGAGCGCATCGCGTTCCGCTCCGCCGAGTACTGGGACCTGACCGGCACCTTCTCCACCGGACGCGCCGGCGACGCCTCGGACCCCTCGTCCTTCTCCGCGCGCCTGAACACCGTCGACGGGAAGCGTGTCGCACAGGGCCGCGACTTCGGTTCCGACGGCCGGCTCAAGTCCGCGCAGGTGCTCCACCTCGACGAGGCGAACGCGCGGGCGCTGGCCGCGGCGCTGGACGGCGCGTCCTTCGCGGTGCGGTCGGTCGAGTCCAAGCCGTACCGCCGCTCGCCCTACGCCCCGTTCCGGACGACGACCCTCCAGCAGGAGGCGTCCCGCAAGCTCGGTTTCGGCGCCAAGGCGACCATGCAGGTCGCCCAGAAGCTGTACGAGAACGGCTTCATCACGTACATGCGTACGGACTCCACGACGCTCTCCGACACGGCCGTCTCGGCGGCGCGCGCGCAGGTGACCCAGCTCTACGGCGCCGACTACCTGCCGGACAAGCCGCGCACCTACGCGGGCAAGGTCAAGAACGCCCAGGAGGCGCACGAGGCGATCCGCCCCTCGGGCGACCGTTTCCGTACCCCCGCGGAGACCGGGCTCACCGGTGACCAGTTCCGGCTGTACGAGCTGATCTGGAAGCGGACCGTCGCCTCCCAGATGAAGGACGCCGTCGGCAACAGCGTCACCGTGCGCATCGGCGGACGCGCCTCGGACGGCCGCGACGCCGAGTTCACCGCGTCCGGCAAGACGATCACCTTCCACGGCTTCATGAAGGCCTACGTGGAGGGCGCCGACGACCCGAACGCCGAGCTCGACGACCGCGAGCGCCGGCTGCCGCAGGTCGCCGAGGGCGACGCGCTGTCGGCCGAGGAGATCACCGTCGACGGCCACGCCACCAAGCCGCCCGCCCGCTACACCGAGGCCTCGCTGGTCAAGGAGCTGGAGGAGCGCGAGATCGGACGGCCGTCGACGTACGCGTCGATCATCGGCACCATCCTCGACCGGGGTTACGTCTTCAAGAAGGGGACGGCGCTCGTCCCGTCCTTCCTCTCCTTCGCCGTGGTCAACCTGCTGGAGAAGCACTTCGGCCGGCTCGTCGATTACGACTTCACCGCGAAGATGGAGGACGACCTCGACCGCATCGCGCGCGGCGAGGCGCAGGCCGTGCCGTGGCTGCGGCGCTTCTACTTCGGCGAGGGCGACGCCACCGGCGCCGCCAGCGAGGCGGGCAACGGCGACGGCGACCACCTCGGCGGCCTGAAGGAACTGGTCACCGACCTCGGCGCCATCGACGCCCGCGAGATCTCCAGCTTCCCCGTCGGCAACGACATCAAGCTGCGCGTCGGCCGCTACGGCCCGTACGTGGAGCGCGGGGAGAAGGACGCGGAGGGCCACCAGCGCGCCGACGTCCCGGACGACCTCGCCCCCGACGAGCTGACCGTCGAGTACGCGGAGGAACTGCTCGCCAAGCCGAGCGGGGACTTCGAGCTGGGCACCGACCCGGTCAGCGGGCACCAGATCGTCGCCAAGGACGGGCGCTACGGCCCCTACGTCACGGAGATCCTCCCCGAGGGCACGCCGAAGACGGGCAAGAACGCGGTCAAGCCGCGCACCGCGTCGCTCTTCAAGAACATGTCGATCGACACGGTGACGCTCGCCGAGGCGCTGAAGCTGATGTCCCTGCCGCGGGTCGTCGGCGCCGACGCCGACGGCGTCGAGATCACCGCGCAGAACGGCCGCTACGGCCCGTACCTGAAGAAGGGCACCGACTCGCGCTCCCTGGAGACCGAGGACCAGCTCTTCTCCATCACGCTGGACGAGGCCCTCGCGATCTACGCGCAGCCGAAGCAGCGCGGCCGCGCCGCGGCCAAGCCGCCGCTGAAGGAGCTGGGCACGGACCCGGTCAGCGAGCGTCCGGTGGTGGTCAAGGACGGCCGCTTCGGCCCGTACGTCACCGACGGGGAGACCAACGCCACCCTGCGCACCGGTGACAGCGTCGAGGACATCACGCCGGAGCGCGGGTACGAGCTCCTCGCCGAGAAGCGTGCCAAGGGACCGGCCAAGAAGACGGCCAAGAAGGCGCCCGCGAAGAAGACGACGACGGCCAAGAAGACCGCGGCGAAGAAGACGACGACGGCCAAGAAGACCGCCGCCAAGAAGACGACGACGGCGAAGAAGGCCACGACCAAGAAGGCGGCCGCCTCGGCCAAGTCGTCCGCGGCGGCGGACGAGTAG
- the tmk gene encoding dTMP kinase — protein sequence MTRAEQPAEQQAVTGTAAETASDASSDITDTEALAADSRERAVRALLRGAPLRRLWNAQVVGGIGDALGVLVLLLLALQAAVVSETFGAGYRGAAFAVAAVLGARALATLLFGAVLLGPMTTLTAAGGPLDRRWTMIGADGVRLALLVVAPLWLDWTPGNALALLLITVFVTGVAERFWTVARDGAAPALLPAPPLEGAAVRPLPDHLDALRRLWTRTAFAVMPVAAAVLLVAALVSNLLGTGVEWFTLHQAALGSYVAAGLFAASVSTLWFVEFPDTKTPRPRSPLEGLRRPSAANGADKGRTGGIPVFVLACAAVAAAIAAAAAVAVLHAVDLGAGPAGFALLVLALTGGTGAGIRAAGSVLPALSRRRLLALALAVTGVALLAMGLVPDTATVLFLGVLAGLAAGVAAGTGHVLVDQETEEPRRARVTEHLQAVVRVWLGLAAVVAPLVAAAIGPHRLASGDFVFAHGGAAFTLMLVGALLLPVAALVLAKTDDRSGVPLRRDLGDALRGGADPVQRPAADGFFIAVEGGDGAGKSTQVEALAEWIRAKGHEVVVTREPGATPVGKRLRSILLDVSSAGLSNRAEALLYAADRAEHVDSLVRPALERGAIVISDRYIDSSVAYQGAGRDLSPTEIARISRWATDGLVPHLTVLLDVSPETARERFTEAPDRLESEPAEFHRRVRTGFLTLAAADPGRYLVVDAGQEPEAVTTVVRHRLDQLLPLSAAEITAREEARRAAEEEARRRAEEEARRKAEEERLERERQEQLARLRAEEEERKRREEEEARRREAERQAEEARQRAEEARVRAEEERKRREAEEKARQEEQERLRRQAEEEARLRAEAEARRLEKQRKAEEALLKAEAARRAAEEDARRAAEEARRRAEAAAAEEAAAAEASASEVTVATPIVRPEDLPSGSSDEITREVPRPGGDAPQDRDRDRDRNKDRDRDHERDRGRDGNRNDETAVLPRVPDPSAGPAEAETSVLPAVDETAVLRPVREDASRGVAPEDRVPADFFRDERDERDEHGARGAQDGRGARDDRAGDRGRGAGYGDADERTRELPQVDPGAERPRRRSDWAEETPLDDLPTLADELLGPHQDDDGRDRRRGR from the coding sequence ATGACGCGAGCCGAGCAGCCAGCCGAGCAGCAGGCGGTCACGGGTACCGCTGCAGAGACTGCTTCCGACGCCTCCTCAGACATCACCGACACCGAAGCCCTCGCCGCGGACTCGCGGGAGCGGGCGGTGCGCGCCCTGTTGCGCGGTGCACCCCTGAGGCGCCTGTGGAACGCCCAGGTGGTCGGCGGGATCGGGGACGCGCTCGGCGTTCTGGTGCTGCTGCTCCTGGCGCTCCAGGCCGCGGTCGTGTCGGAGACCTTCGGCGCCGGGTACCGGGGAGCGGCCTTCGCCGTCGCCGCCGTGCTCGGCGCGCGGGCACTGGCGACCCTGCTCTTCGGGGCGGTGCTGCTCGGACCGATGACCACGCTCACCGCGGCGGGCGGACCGCTCGACCGGCGCTGGACCATGATCGGCGCGGACGGGGTCCGGCTGGCACTGCTCGTCGTCGCCCCGCTGTGGCTGGACTGGACACCGGGCAACGCGCTCGCCCTCCTGCTGATCACCGTCTTCGTGACCGGTGTCGCGGAGCGCTTCTGGACCGTGGCGCGCGACGGCGCCGCCCCCGCACTGCTGCCGGCGCCGCCGCTGGAGGGCGCCGCCGTCCGGCCGCTGCCCGACCACCTCGACGCGCTGCGCAGGCTGTGGACACGGACCGCGTTCGCGGTGATGCCGGTCGCCGCGGCGGTGCTGCTGGTGGCCGCGCTCGTCAGCAACCTGCTCGGCACCGGAGTCGAGTGGTTCACGCTCCACCAGGCCGCGCTGGGCTCCTACGTCGCCGCCGGCCTGTTCGCCGCCTCCGTCTCCACGCTGTGGTTCGTCGAGTTCCCCGACACGAAGACCCCCCGCCCGCGCTCCCCGCTGGAGGGGCTGCGCCGTCCGTCCGCCGCCAACGGCGCGGACAAGGGCCGCACGGGCGGCATCCCGGTGTTCGTCCTCGCCTGCGCAGCCGTCGCGGCGGCGATCGCGGCCGCCGCGGCCGTCGCCGTGCTGCACGCGGTCGACCTCGGAGCCGGCCCGGCCGGGTTCGCCCTCCTCGTGCTGGCGCTGACCGGCGGCACCGGGGCGGGCATCCGTGCGGCGGGGTCCGTGCTGCCCGCCCTGTCCCGCCGCCGCCTCCTCGCGCTGGCGCTCGCCGTCACCGGAGTGGCCCTGCTGGCCATGGGACTCGTGCCCGACACCGCGACCGTGCTGTTCCTGGGCGTGCTCGCGGGCCTCGCCGCCGGCGTCGCCGCCGGCACCGGCCATGTGCTCGTCGACCAGGAGACCGAGGAGCCCCGCCGCGCCCGGGTCACCGAGCACCTCCAGGCGGTCGTGCGCGTCTGGCTGGGGCTGGCCGCCGTGGTGGCGCCCCTGGTCGCCGCCGCGATCGGCCCGCACCGGCTCGCCAGCGGCGACTTCGTCTTCGCCCACGGCGGAGCGGCGTTCACGCTGATGCTGGTGGGCGCGCTGCTGCTGCCCGTCGCGGCCCTCGTCCTCGCCAAGACCGACGACCGCTCCGGGGTGCCGCTCCGCCGCGACCTCGGCGACGCCCTGCGCGGCGGTGCCGACCCGGTCCAGCGCCCCGCGGCCGACGGCTTCTTCATCGCCGTCGAGGGCGGTGACGGCGCCGGCAAGTCCACGCAGGTCGAGGCGCTCGCCGAGTGGATCCGGGCCAAGGGCCACGAGGTCGTCGTCACCCGGGAGCCGGGTGCCACGCCCGTCGGCAAGCGGCTGCGGTCGATCCTGCTGGACGTCTCCAGCGCCGGCCTGTCCAACCGCGCGGAGGCCCTCCTCTACGCGGCCGACCGCGCCGAGCACGTCGACTCGCTGGTGCGACCCGCGCTCGAACGCGGCGCGATCGTCATCTCCGACCGCTACATCGACTCCTCGGTCGCCTACCAGGGGGCCGGGCGCGACCTGTCCCCGACCGAGATCGCCCGCATCTCGCGCTGGGCCACCGACGGTCTGGTCCCCCACCTGACCGTGCTGCTCGATGTCTCCCCGGAGACCGCGCGTGAGCGCTTCACCGAGGCGCCCGACCGCCTGGAGTCCGAGCCCGCCGAGTTCCACCGGCGCGTGCGCACGGGCTTCCTGACGCTCGCCGCCGCCGACCCCGGCCGCTACCTCGTGGTCGACGCCGGCCAGGAGCCGGAGGCGGTCACCACGGTGGTGCGCCACCGGCTCGACCAGCTGCTGCCGCTCTCCGCCGCCGAGATCACGGCCCGCGAGGAGGCTCGCAGGGCCGCCGAGGAGGAGGCCCGCCGCAGGGCCGAGGAGGAGGCCCGCCGCAAGGCGGAGGAGGAGCGCCTGGAGCGGGAGCGCCAGGAACAGCTCGCCAGGCTCCGTGCCGAGGAGGAGGAGCGCAAGCGCCGCGAGGAGGAGGAGGCCCGCCGCCGTGAGGCCGAGCGCCAGGCGGAGGAGGCCCGGCAGCGCGCCGAGGAGGCCCGCGTGCGGGCGGAGGAGGAGCGCAAGCGCCGCGAGGCCGAGGAGAAGGCGCGCCAGGAGGAGCAGGAGCGCCTGCGGCGCCAGGCCGAGGAGGAGGCCCGGCTGCGGGCCGAGGCCGAGGCGCGGCGGCTGGAGAAGCAGCGCAAGGCCGAGGAGGCGCTGCTGAAGGCGGAGGCGGCTCGCCGCGCCGCCGAGGAGGACGCCCGCAGGGCCGCCGAGGAAGCACGCCGCAGGGCGGAGGCGGCCGCTGCCGAGGAAGCGGCCGCGGCGGAGGCCTCCGCGAGCGAGGTGACCGTGGCGACGCCGATCGTCCGGCCCGAGGATCTGCCGTCCGGCTCCTCCGACGAGATCACCCGCGAAGTGCCCCGGCCCGGCGGCGACGCGCCGCAGGACCGTGACCGGGACCGCGACCGGAACAAGGACCGGGACCGTGATCACGAGCGCGACCGCGGGCGGGACGGGAACCGGAACGACGAGACGGCGGTGCTGCCGCGCGTCCCCGACCCGTCCGCCGGTCCGGCCGAGGCGGAGACCTCCGTGCTCCCGGCCGTCGACGAGACCGCCGTCCTGCGGCCCGTGCGCGAGGACGCCTCGCGAGGTGTCGCCCCCGAGGACCGCGTGCCGGCCGACTTCTTCCGCGACGAGCGCGACGAGCGCGACGAACACGGTGCGCGCGGTGCGCAGGACGGACGCGGTGCGCGTGACGACCGGGCCGGGGACCGTGGCCGCGGCGCGGGGTACGGGGACGCCGACGAGCGGACCCGCGAACTCCCCCAGGTCGACCCCGGCGCGGAGCGGCCCCGCCGCCGTTCGGACTGGGCCGAGGAGACCCCGCTCGACGACCTGCCGACCCTCGCCGACGAACTGCTGGGCCCGCACCAGGACGACGACGGACGCGACCGGCGCCGCGGACGCTGA
- a CDS encoding DNA polymerase III subunit delta', which translates to MAVWDDMVGQDRVVAELTTAARDADALVTSHAEGGTPPDGSTMTHAWLFTGPPGSGRVTAARAFAAALQCVSPDRALGAAPGCGFCDGCHTALVGTHADVSSITAVGSQILVGSMRDTVRKSFTAPANGRWQIILVEDAERLNERSANAVLKAVEEPAPRTVWLLCAPSVEDTLPTIRSRCRLLTLRTPPVAAVADLLVRRDGVEPEAAAVAARATQGHIDRARRLATDERARARRKAVLGMPLRVDDIGQCLRAAQDLVDAASDDAAQMAEEIDGKETEDLKAALGAVAGGRMPRGTAGAMKELEDTQKRRRTRVQRDSLDLALSDLAGFYRDVLALQFGSGVPLANGDIRDALDRVARSSAPEATLRRIEAITACRTALDTTTVAPLLAVEAMAVSLRTG; encoded by the coding sequence ATGGCCGTTTGGGACGACATGGTCGGTCAGGACCGGGTCGTGGCAGAGCTGACCACCGCCGCCCGGGACGCCGACGCGCTGGTCACCTCCCACGCGGAGGGGGGCACCCCGCCGGACGGTTCGACGATGACCCACGCATGGCTGTTCACCGGTCCGCCCGGCTCCGGGCGGGTCACGGCAGCACGTGCCTTCGCCGCCGCGCTGCAATGCGTCAGCCCCGACCGTGCCCTCGGCGCCGCACCCGGCTGCGGATTCTGCGACGGCTGCCACACGGCCCTGGTCGGCACCCATGCCGACGTCAGCTCGATCACGGCCGTCGGCTCGCAGATCCTCGTCGGCAGCATGCGCGACACCGTGCGCAAGTCCTTCACCGCACCGGCCAACGGCCGCTGGCAGATCATCCTCGTCGAGGACGCCGAGCGGCTGAACGAGCGCTCCGCCAACGCGGTCCTCAAGGCCGTCGAGGAACCCGCCCCCCGGACGGTGTGGCTGCTCTGCGCGCCGTCCGTCGAGGACACCCTGCCCACCATCCGCTCGCGCTGCCGGCTGCTGACCCTGCGCACCCCGCCGGTGGCCGCGGTGGCGGACCTCCTGGTGCGCCGGGACGGCGTCGAGCCCGAGGCCGCGGCGGTCGCCGCACGGGCGACCCAGGGCCACATCGACCGGGCCCGCCGGCTCGCCACCGACGAGCGCGCCCGGGCCCGCCGCAAGGCCGTGCTGGGGATGCCGCTGCGCGTGGACGACATCGGGCAGTGCCTGCGCGCCGCCCAGGACCTGGTCGACGCGGCGAGCGACGACGCCGCCCAGATGGCCGAGGAGATCGACGGCAAGGAGACCGAGGACCTCAAGGCGGCGCTCGGCGCGGTGGCCGGCGGACGGATGCCCCGCGGCACGGCCGGCGCGATGAAGGAACTGGAGGACACCCAGAAGCGCCGCCGGACCCGTGTCCAGCGGGACAGCCTCGACCTGGCGCTCTCCGACCTGGCCGGCTTCTACCGCGACGTCCTCGCGCTCCAGTTCGGCTCCGGGGTGCCGCTCGCCAACGGCGACATACGCGACGCGCTCGACCGGGTGGCCCGCTCGTCCGCCCCGGAGGCGACCCTGCGCCGCATCGAGGCGATCACCGCGTGCCGGACGGCGCTCGACACCACCACCGTCGCCCCGCTGCTGGCGGTCGAGGCGATGGCGGTCTCCCTGCGCACGGGCTGA
- a CDS encoding alpha/beta hydrolase: protein MDTRRLFRIFALPLATAGLFVSGCSGGATAGSAQSGSSGEGGAAPSADLEPYYAQTLKWRECGVPGFECATMKAPLDYADADGERIDLAVARKKATGPGERLGSLLVNPGGPGGSAVGYLQAYAGIGYPAPVRARYDMVAVDPRGVARSEPVECLSGPEMDRFTQVDQTPDDSAETKKLTTAFKGFAAGCEKRSGQVLPHVSTVEAARDMDILRAVLGDEKLNYVGASYGTFLGATYAELFPDRTGRLVLDGAMDPSLPARTMSRDQTAGFETAFQSFAADCVEQADCPLGRTSAEDAGKRLKAFFAEVDAEPVPTGESRALGESLATTGVIAAMYDEGAWPQLRSALAAAQKGDGAPLLAMADSYYERGADGSYANLMFANAAVNCLDLPAAFGSAEEVRAAVPEFEKASPVFGEGFAYASLNCGYWPEEATGKPHRIEAEGAAPIVVVGTTRDPATPYKWAEALAGQLESGRLLTYDGDGHTAYGRGSDCIDTAINTYLLEGTAPKDGKRC from the coding sequence ATGGACACCAGGCGCCTGTTCCGCATCTTCGCCCTTCCGCTGGCCACGGCCGGTCTCTTCGTCTCCGGTTGCAGCGGCGGCGCGACGGCCGGCTCCGCACAGTCCGGTTCCTCGGGAGAGGGCGGGGCGGCCCCGTCCGCGGACCTGGAGCCGTACTACGCCCAGACGCTGAAGTGGCGCGAGTGCGGTGTCCCCGGCTTCGAGTGCGCCACCATGAAGGCCCCGCTGGACTACGCGGACGCCGACGGCGAGCGGATCGATCTCGCCGTCGCCCGCAAGAAGGCGACGGGCCCCGGCGAGCGCCTCGGCTCCCTGCTGGTCAATCCGGGAGGCCCCGGCGGATCCGCCGTCGGCTACCTCCAGGCCTACGCGGGCATCGGATACCCGGCGCCGGTGCGCGCCCGGTACGACATGGTGGCGGTCGACCCGCGCGGCGTCGCCCGCAGCGAGCCCGTCGAGTGCCTGTCCGGCCCGGAGATGGACCGGTTCACCCAGGTCGACCAGACCCCCGACGACAGCGCGGAGACCAAGAAGCTGACGACCGCGTTCAAGGGCTTCGCGGCCGGCTGCGAGAAGCGGTCGGGGCAGGTGCTGCCGCACGTGTCCACCGTCGAGGCGGCCCGCGACATGGACATCCTGCGCGCGGTGCTCGGCGACGAGAAGCTGAACTACGTCGGAGCCTCGTACGGCACCTTCCTCGGCGCGACCTACGCGGAGCTCTTCCCCGACCGCACCGGCCGCCTCGTCCTCGACGGGGCGATGGACCCGTCGCTGCCCGCCCGCACCATGAGCAGGGACCAGACCGCCGGCTTCGAGACCGCGTTCCAGTCCTTCGCCGCGGACTGCGTGGAACAGGCGGACTGCCCGCTGGGCCGCACCTCCGCCGAGGACGCCGGCAAGCGCCTCAAGGCGTTCTTCGCCGAGGTCGACGCCGAGCCCGTGCCGACCGGCGAGAGCCGGGCCCTCGGCGAGTCGCTGGCCACCACCGGCGTGATCGCGGCCATGTACGACGAGGGCGCCTGGCCACAGCTGCGCTCCGCCCTCGCGGCGGCGCAGAAGGGCGACGGCGCGCCGCTGCTGGCCATGGCCGACAGCTACTACGAGCGCGGGGCGGACGGCTCCTACGCCAACCTGATGTTCGCCAACGCCGCGGTGAACTGCCTCGACCTCCCCGCCGCCTTCGGCTCGGCCGAGGAGGTCCGGGCGGCCGTCCCCGAGTTCGAGAAGGCGTCCCCGGTCTTCGGCGAGGGCTTCGCGTACGCCTCCCTGAACTGCGGCTACTGGCCGGAGGAGGCCACCGGCAAGCCGCACCGCATCGAGGCGGAGGGCGCCGCGCCGATCGTCGTCGTCGGCACCACCCGCGACCCGGCGACGCCGTACAAGTGGGCCGAGGCACTCGCCGGCCAGCTGGAGTCGGGGCGGCTGCTGACCTACGACGGCGACGGCCACACCGCGTACGGCCGGGGCAGCGACTGCATCGACACGGCGATCAACACCTACCTCCTGGAGGGCACCGCCCCCAAGGACGGCAAGCGCTGCTGA